The following coding sequences are from one Hymenobacter sp. DG25A window:
- the metH gene encoding methionine synthase, which produces MPTTTSSPLNDILRQRLLILDGAMGTMIQRHKLEEADFRGTRFADHPKPLRGNNDLLSLTRPDIIRGIHADYFAAGADMVETNTFSGTTIAQADYGLEHIVYELNYESARIAREVADEFTAQNPGKPRFVAGAVGPTNRTASLSPDVNRPGFRAVTFDELATAYLEQVRGLVEGGSDALLIETIFDTLNAKAALYAVQKFFDEGGKVVPVMISGTITDASGRTLSGQTVEAFWNSIRHLPLLSVGLNCALGAHQLKQYVQELSRIADVHISAYPNAGLPNAFGGYDESAQEFAAVVEDYLKDNLLTVVGGCCGTTPQHIAELSKLAEKYQPRPLPAVPAVTRLSGLEPFGINENSLFVNVGERCNVTGSRAFARLIRTGNYEAALQVARDQVEGGAQVLDVNMDEGMLDSEQAMTTFLHLIASEPDIARVPIMIDSSKWSVLEAGLKCVQGKSIVNSISLKEGEEVFKAHARTVRQYGAAVVVMAFDENGQADTLEKRIEICQRCYDILVNEVGFPAEDIIFDPNILTVGTGMEEHRNYALDFIEAVRWIKANLPGVLTSGGVSNISFSFRGNDVVREAMHSSFLYHAIQAGLDMGIVNPSQLAVYDEVPQDLLELVEDVLLNRRPDATERLVDFAETVKQKDKAEVVADAWRSLPVAERLQHALIKGITEFIDQDTEEVRQQVNRPLEVIEGPLMAGMNVVGDLFGAGKMFLPQVVKSARVMKKAVAYLEPYLLADKQSGDRQTAGKILLATVKGDVHDIGKNIVGVVLACNNFDIVDLGVMVPLEKILDEAVKQQVDVIGLSGLITPSLDEMVYVAQEMEKRGLKTPLLIGGATTSRLHVAVKIAPNYSGPVVHVNDASRSVGVAAALLGSADVEYARTVREDYRQLREDYAGRQREKNYLPIEAARENGFKADWETTPITKPSFLGTKVLEDYPLAELATYIDWTPFFHTWELKGRYPRILEDENLGEAATRLFEDAQALLKKIIDEKLLTARAVLGFWPANTQGHDTIQVFTDETREQVQTEFFTLRQQSEKAPGIPSLAFSDFVAPRETGREDYIGGFAVTAGLGIEKLLDQFEKDHDDYSSIMVKALADRLAEAFAERLHQRVREEFWGYAPAEHLSNEDLIQEKYQGVRPAPGYPGCPDHTEKITLFELLDAENKTGIRLTENLAMYPASSVSGFYYAHPNSRYFGLGRIGKDQVADIAQRKSMPLPELERWLAPNLNYDPVSVPVTAL; this is translated from the coding sequence ATGCCGACGACGACCTCCTCCCCGCTCAACGATATTCTGCGCCAGCGCCTCCTGATTCTGGATGGGGCCATGGGCACCATGATTCAGCGCCATAAGCTGGAAGAAGCTGATTTCCGGGGCACCCGATTCGCCGACCACCCCAAGCCCCTGCGCGGCAACAACGACCTGCTCAGCCTCACCCGCCCCGATATCATCCGGGGCATTCACGCCGACTACTTCGCGGCCGGGGCCGACATGGTGGAAACCAATACTTTCTCCGGCACCACCATTGCCCAAGCCGATTACGGACTGGAGCACATTGTCTATGAGCTGAACTACGAGTCGGCGCGCATTGCGCGGGAAGTGGCCGATGAATTCACCGCCCAGAATCCCGGCAAGCCGCGCTTCGTGGCCGGTGCCGTGGGCCCCACCAACCGCACCGCTTCCCTCTCCCCCGACGTCAATCGCCCCGGCTTCCGCGCCGTGACGTTTGACGAGCTAGCCACCGCCTACCTGGAGCAGGTGCGCGGCTTGGTAGAAGGTGGCTCCGATGCCCTGCTGATTGAAACCATCTTCGATACCCTGAACGCCAAAGCAGCCCTGTACGCCGTGCAGAAGTTCTTCGACGAAGGCGGCAAAGTGGTGCCCGTCATGATTTCAGGCACGATTACCGATGCTTCCGGCCGCACGCTCTCGGGCCAAACGGTAGAGGCTTTCTGGAACTCTATTCGCCACTTGCCGCTGCTGAGCGTGGGTTTGAACTGCGCCCTGGGCGCGCATCAGCTCAAGCAATACGTGCAGGAGCTCAGCCGCATTGCTGATGTGCACATTTCGGCCTACCCCAACGCTGGTCTGCCCAATGCCTTTGGCGGCTATGATGAATCAGCACAGGAGTTTGCGGCGGTGGTGGAAGACTACCTCAAAGACAACCTGCTGACGGTGGTAGGCGGCTGCTGCGGCACCACGCCCCAGCACATTGCCGAACTCAGCAAGCTGGCCGAAAAATACCAGCCCCGCCCCCTGCCTGCTGTGCCGGCCGTTACGCGCCTGAGCGGCCTGGAGCCCTTCGGCATCAATGAAAACAGCCTGTTTGTGAACGTGGGCGAGCGGTGCAACGTGACCGGCAGCCGCGCCTTTGCCCGCCTTATCCGCACCGGCAACTACGAAGCGGCCCTGCAGGTAGCCCGCGACCAGGTGGAAGGCGGCGCGCAGGTCTTGGACGTGAACATGGACGAAGGCATGCTCGACTCGGAGCAGGCCATGACCACCTTCCTGCATCTCATTGCCTCCGAGCCCGACATTGCCCGCGTGCCCATCATGATTGACTCCTCCAAATGGAGCGTGCTGGAAGCCGGCCTCAAGTGCGTGCAGGGCAAGAGCATCGTCAACTCCATTTCGCTGAAGGAAGGCGAGGAAGTATTCAAAGCCCACGCCCGCACCGTGCGCCAGTACGGCGCCGCCGTGGTGGTTATGGCTTTCGATGAAAACGGTCAGGCCGATACGCTGGAAAAGCGCATCGAAATCTGCCAGCGCTGCTACGATATTCTGGTAAACGAAGTGGGCTTCCCGGCCGAGGATATCATCTTCGACCCCAATATTCTGACGGTGGGCACCGGCATGGAGGAGCACCGCAACTATGCCCTGGATTTCATTGAGGCCGTGCGCTGGATTAAAGCCAACCTGCCCGGCGTACTCACCAGCGGCGGCGTGAGCAACATCAGCTTCTCCTTCCGCGGCAACGACGTGGTGCGCGAGGCCATGCACTCCTCCTTCCTCTACCACGCCATTCAGGCCGGGCTGGACATGGGCATTGTAAACCCCAGCCAGCTGGCCGTGTACGATGAAGTACCCCAGGATTTGCTGGAGCTGGTAGAAGACGTGCTGCTCAACCGCCGCCCCGATGCCACCGAGCGCCTCGTGGACTTCGCCGAAACCGTGAAGCAGAAAGATAAAGCCGAAGTGGTAGCCGATGCCTGGCGCAGCCTGCCGGTGGCGGAGCGTTTGCAGCACGCTCTGATTAAAGGCATCACGGAGTTTATTGACCAGGACACTGAGGAAGTGCGCCAGCAGGTAAACCGCCCGCTGGAGGTCATTGAAGGCCCCCTGATGGCCGGCATGAACGTGGTGGGTGACTTGTTCGGGGCCGGCAAAATGTTCCTGCCGCAGGTAGTGAAATCGGCCCGGGTGATGAAGAAGGCTGTAGCCTACCTGGAGCCCTACCTGCTGGCCGACAAGCAGAGCGGCGACCGGCAGACCGCCGGCAAAATTCTGCTGGCCACGGTGAAAGGCGACGTGCACGACATCGGCAAAAACATTGTGGGCGTGGTGCTGGCCTGCAACAACTTTGATATCGTGGACCTGGGCGTGATGGTGCCGCTGGAAAAGATTCTGGACGAAGCCGTGAAGCAGCAGGTCGATGTTATTGGCCTGAGCGGCCTCATCACCCCCAGCCTGGATGAAATGGTGTACGTGGCCCAGGAAATGGAAAAGCGCGGCCTGAAAACCCCGCTGCTCATTGGCGGAGCCACCACCTCTCGTCTGCACGTGGCCGTGAAAATTGCGCCCAACTACTCCGGCCCCGTGGTGCACGTAAACGATGCCTCCCGCTCGGTGGGCGTTGCTGCCGCTTTGCTGGGCTCCGCGGATGTGGAATACGCCCGCACCGTGCGCGAGGACTACCGCCAGCTCCGCGAGGACTACGCCGGCCGCCAGCGGGAGAAAAACTACCTGCCCATTGAAGCCGCCCGCGAAAACGGCTTCAAGGCCGATTGGGAAACCACGCCCATCACGAAGCCTTCTTTCCTGGGCACCAAAGTGCTGGAAGATTACCCTCTGGCCGAGCTGGCTACCTACATCGACTGGACACCCTTCTTCCACACTTGGGAGCTGAAAGGCCGCTACCCCCGCATTCTGGAGGACGAAAACCTGGGCGAAGCAGCCACCAGGCTGTTTGAGGATGCACAGGCCTTGCTGAAGAAAATTATCGACGAAAAGCTGCTCACGGCCCGCGCCGTGCTGGGCTTCTGGCCCGCCAATACCCAAGGCCACGACACCATTCAGGTGTTTACCGATGAAACCCGGGAGCAGGTGCAGACCGAGTTTTTCACCCTGCGCCAGCAAAGCGAAAAAGCGCCCGGCATCCCTTCCCTGGCTTTCTCCGATTTTGTGGCCCCGCGGGAAACTGGCCGCGAAGATTATATCGGGGGCTTTGCCGTGACGGCGGGCCTGGGCATTGAAAAGCTGCTGGACCAGTTTGAAAAGGACCACGACGACTACTCCAGCATTATGGTGAAAGCCTTGGCCGACCGCCTCGCCGAGGCGTTTGCTGAGCGCCTGCACCAGCGCGTGCGGGAGGAGTTCTGGGGCTACGCGCCCGCCGAGCACCTCTCTAACGAAGACCTCATTCAGGAGAAATACCAGGGTGTGCGGCCCGCGCCCGGCTACCCCGGCTGCCCCGACCACACCGAGAAAATCACGCTGTTTGAGCTGCTGGATGCGGAAAATAAAACCGGCATCCGCCTGACGGAAAACCTGGCCATGTACCCGGCATCTTCCGTCAGCGGCTTCTACTACGCGCACCCCAACTCGCGCTACTTTGGTCTGGGCCGCATCGGCAAAGACCAGGTAGCGGACATTGCCCAACGCAAAAGCATGCCGCTGCCGGAGCTGGAGCGCTGGCTGGCCCCCAATCTGAATTACGACCCGGTTTCCGTGCCCGTAACAGCGTTGTAA
- a CDS encoding PA14 domain-containing protein produces the protein MLLLSRILGFMTALLLLPGAFLQAQTLPKTPGTGLQGQYYNGRNFEELAHTRTDPTIDFDWTYSSPGPGLPREQFRSPAPGVSGEDFSIRWTGHIYIPVTGVYTFRIVSDDGMRVWVGGKRVLSSWRDQRATAVTTQVQLTGGRYYPLRVEYYQVQWDSRALLTWQLPNSAEEPQPVPPQYLYAKLPASAKPVPREVARPTPPVSAPPAAPVAVRATKPAVRTVRPPARRPSVAPPARRVVVVPAAPRPVEPVAVPAYTNAAGELPDLSTLTKGTTVTLPNLYFTQGKATLLPTSRPMLNHLVRTLQAQPTLRLEIAGHTDNVGNAELNRQLSEQRARTVRGYLVQQGIDSTRLTPKGYGGTRPVADNRDPKQRPRNRRVEVVVE, from the coding sequence ATGCTACTGTTATCACGTATTCTGGGCTTCATGACGGCGCTGCTGTTGCTGCCGGGCGCTTTTCTGCAGGCCCAAACGCTGCCCAAAACCCCCGGCACCGGCTTGCAGGGGCAGTATTACAACGGCCGCAACTTCGAGGAGCTGGCGCACACGCGCACCGATCCTACCATCGACTTTGATTGGACCTATAGCTCGCCCGGGCCGGGCCTGCCGCGGGAGCAGTTTCGCTCGCCAGCTCCGGGTGTATCGGGGGAGGACTTTTCTATCCGCTGGACAGGGCACATCTACATTCCCGTTACGGGGGTCTATACTTTTCGCATTGTGTCGGATGATGGCATGCGCGTTTGGGTGGGCGGCAAGCGGGTGCTGAGCTCTTGGCGCGACCAGCGGGCTACGGCCGTTACTACCCAGGTACAGCTCACGGGTGGCCGCTATTACCCCCTGCGAGTAGAATATTACCAGGTGCAGTGGGACAGCCGTGCTCTGCTCACCTGGCAGCTGCCTAATTCTGCCGAGGAGCCGCAGCCCGTTCCGCCGCAATATCTGTACGCCAAGCTGCCAGCTTCAGCCAAACCGGTGCCGCGCGAAGTGGCCCGGCCCACGCCCCCCGTTTCGGCTCCGCCAGCGGCACCAGTGGCAGTCAGAGCTACTAAGCCGGCAGTGCGTACGGTTCGGCCACCCGCGCGCCGCCCGTCAGTAGCGCCGCCTGCCCGGCGCGTAGTGGTAGTTCCGGCTGCCCCGCGGCCAGTGGAGCCGGTAGCGGTGCCAGCGTATACCAACGCGGCCGGGGAGCTGCCCGACCTAAGCACCCTAACCAAAGGCACCACCGTTACGCTGCCTAATCTGTATTTCACTCAGGGCAAAGCCACGCTGCTGCCTACTTCCCGGCCCATGCTCAACCACCTGGTGCGTACGCTGCAGGCGCAACCCACCCTGCGCCTGGAAATTGCGGGCCATACCGATAACGTGGGCAATGCGGAGCTGAACCGGCAGCTGTCGGAGCAGCGGGCCCGCACTGTGCGCGGGTATCTGGTGCAGCAGGGGATTGATTCCACGCGCCTTACTCCAAAAGGCTACGGTGGCACCCGCCCCGTGGCCGATAACCGGGACCCCAAACAGCGGCCGCGCAACCGCCGGGTAGAAGTAGTAGTGGAATAA
- a CDS encoding homocysteine S-methyltransferase family protein, with protein sequence MSATTLTAPSPLPDLLRQRLLILDGAMGTMIQRHPLTEEDFRGTRFADHPKPLRGNNDLLSLTRPDIIRGIHAEYFAAGTDMVETNTFSGTTIAQTD encoded by the coding sequence ATGTCCGCTACCACCCTCACCGCTCCGTCTCCCCTTCCCGACCTGCTCCGCCAGCGCCTCCTCATTCTGGATGGCGCCATGGGCACCATGATTCAGCGCCACCCGCTGACCGAAGAGGACTTTCGCGGCACCCGCTTTGCCGACCACCCCAAGCCCCTGCGCGGCAACAACGACCTACTCAGCCTTACCCGCCCCGACATCATCCGGGGCATTCACGCCGAGTACTTCGCGGCCGGGACCGACATGGTGGAAACCAACACCTTCTCCGGCACCACCATCGCCCAGACGGACTAA
- a CDS encoding FMN-dependent NADH-azoreductase has product MNALVVNSSGRTEYSVSRQLVAELMTELEIKHPDLHVHYRDVAAGMPYVNDLMIAGFYTPVDARSADQTQALAFSDLLVQELKAADMLIIGVPIYNFSIPAALKAWIDLIARAGLTFSFSADGPMGLLHDKKAYLVVASGGVEVGSPYDMATPYLRQVLGFVGITDVEIISADQLNLLGEQPIGSAREAIQRIHAIV; this is encoded by the coding sequence ATGAATGCACTTGTAGTTAATTCCAGTGGCCGCACCGAGTATTCGGTCAGCCGCCAGTTGGTCGCCGAACTGATGACTGAATTGGAGATAAAGCACCCGGACCTGCATGTGCACTACCGCGATGTGGCGGCGGGCATGCCCTACGTCAATGACCTGATGATTGCCGGGTTCTACACGCCAGTCGACGCCCGTAGTGCCGATCAGACGCAGGCCCTGGCTTTTTCTGACTTGCTGGTGCAGGAGCTGAAAGCGGCCGATATGCTCATCATTGGGGTGCCGATTTACAACTTTAGCATCCCGGCTGCGCTCAAAGCATGGATTGACTTGATTGCGCGGGCCGGCCTCACTTTCTCCTTTTCGGCCGATGGCCCGATGGGACTGCTACATGATAAAAAAGCATACCTGGTGGTCGCCTCAGGCGGGGTAGAAGTAGGCAGCCCCTATGATATGGCTACGCCTTACCTGCGCCAGGTGCTGGGCTTCGTGGGTATTACCGACGTCGAGATTATTAGCGCCGACCAGCTTAACCTTCTGGGGGAGCAACCTATTGGCAGCGCGCGCGAAGCTATTCAGCGCATTCACGCCATCGTCTGA
- a CDS encoding SDR family oxidoreductase yields the protein MKKAAQKLPYPAKQADMKLQPGMSFSTYRAAGKLRDKVALITGADSGIGRAVAVAFAMEGAHVAVLYNQNTQDAEETRRLVEAQDRKCLLLQLDVRDPEQCRQAVSRTRKELGGLNILVNNAAFQMAQEKFEDIPEEQIRRTFDTNILGYIWMAQAAVPHFQKNDCIINTGSIVGLTGNPLLIDYTASKSAIHAFTKSLATHLGERGIRVNCVVPGPVWTPNIPATMPREEVEKFGYEVALKRPGQPEELAPAYVLLASEDGSFMTGSLVHVTGGKLSSDQ from the coding sequence ATGAAAAAGGCCGCCCAAAAGCTGCCCTATCCGGCCAAACAGGCCGATATGAAGCTGCAGCCCGGCATGAGCTTCAGCACCTACCGCGCCGCTGGCAAGCTGCGGGATAAGGTGGCCCTGATAACCGGCGCCGACAGCGGCATTGGGCGGGCCGTGGCCGTAGCCTTTGCCATGGAAGGAGCCCATGTAGCGGTACTCTACAACCAAAACACCCAGGACGCCGAGGAAACCAGGCGCCTGGTAGAAGCCCAGGACCGTAAGTGCCTGCTGCTGCAGCTGGATGTGCGCGACCCGGAGCAGTGCCGGCAGGCCGTGAGCCGCACGCGCAAGGAGCTGGGCGGCCTGAATATTCTGGTGAACAACGCGGCCTTCCAGATGGCGCAGGAAAAGTTTGAGGACATTCCCGAAGAGCAGATCCGGCGCACCTTCGATACCAATATTCTTGGCTATATCTGGATGGCGCAGGCCGCCGTGCCCCACTTTCAAAAGAACGACTGCATCATTAATACCGGCAGCATTGTGGGCCTCACCGGCAACCCCCTGTTGATTGACTACACCGCCAGCAAATCGGCTATTCATGCCTTCACCAAAAGTCTGGCCACCCACCTGGGCGAGCGGGGAATTCGGGTGAACTGCGTGGTGCCCGGCCCGGTCTGGACGCCCAACATCCCCGCTACCATGCCGCGGGAAGAGGTAGAGAAGTTTGGGTATGAAGTAGCCCTGAAGCGCCCCGGCCAGCCCGAGGAGCTGGCACCTGCCTATGTGCTGCTGGCCTCAGAAGATGGCTCTTTCATGACGGGCAGCCTGGTACACGTAACCGGCGGCAAGCTCAGCAGCGACCAATAG
- a CDS encoding gluconate 2-dehydrogenase subunit 3 family protein: protein MPYPEGTVRALLQTDLVTEATRAALQARLDAPTYYLPQFFDADTYQLLRVVAARLLPQPDRPAPIALAPAIDARLAEGRSDGWRYDVLPPDREAYRMGLGGINQAAQAQFQQDFMALDAARQDAVLEQLAAGKAAGENWQQINQERFFEELLAELTENYYAHPLAQEEIGYVGMADVPGWTRIGLNELEPREPEELN from the coding sequence ATGCCCTATCCCGAAGGCACCGTACGCGCCCTGCTGCAAACCGACCTGGTGACGGAAGCCACCCGCGCAGCGCTGCAGGCCCGGCTGGATGCCCCCACATACTATCTGCCGCAGTTTTTTGATGCCGATACGTACCAGTTGCTGCGGGTCGTGGCCGCCCGGCTCCTGCCGCAACCTGACCGCCCCGCGCCCATTGCGCTGGCCCCGGCCATTGATGCCCGCCTGGCCGAAGGCCGCTCCGATGGCTGGCGCTACGACGTGCTGCCCCCCGACCGGGAAGCCTACCGCATGGGCCTGGGAGGTATCAATCAGGCAGCCCAGGCGCAGTTTCAGCAGGATTTTATGGCTTTGGATGCGGCTCGTCAGGATGCGGTGCTGGAACAGCTGGCGGCTGGCAAAGCCGCGGGTGAAAACTGGCAGCAGATAAATCAGGAGCGGTTTTTTGAAGAGCTGCTGGCTGAGCTGACCGAAAACTACTACGCCCATCCCCTGGCCCAGGAGGAAATTGGCTACGTGGGCATGGCCGACGTACCCGGTTGGACGCGCATCGGCCTGAATGAGCTGGAGCCCCGGGAGCCCGAGGAGCTGAACTAG